One genomic window of Nicotiana sylvestris chromosome 10, ASM39365v2, whole genome shotgun sequence includes the following:
- the LOC138880197 gene encoding golgin IMH1-like — translation MVQRNSGIRKWASLSKTKNNDLCHRCGKPGHFIKDYPLTKQEQYKQNPNKTGRRNLVPKKRFNRKNTADNIAKQALAAWGDSSSESERESDAENSSMMVVKTEAIKYDSLFALMAQMMIMKKMKTMSLVNDKEILTEELGEAEQSRDDLVVCIVDLNETITNLELEKEALNEKITSVESERKDLMVVVVDIKETIEEERDDLLVICADLEETIEGLNREHRKVSLGKGKEVASESHILLEKELTAVKTSLCSELERNKQLQSELEKLGHPSSNIMRRIIENSNGHTLKNKKILQFKKFSSIACSQGKLVIKPSATKVEIESPIFLERIQGDICGPIHPPCGPFKDFMVLIDASTR, via the exons atGGTTCAAAGAAATAGTGGCATACGAAAGTGGGCCAGTTTAAGCAAAACAAAGAACAACGATCTTTGTCACAGATGTGGAaagccagggcatttcatcaaagactacCCTCTCACGAAACAGGAGCAGTACAAGCAAAATCCTAACAAAACTGGAAGAAGGAACCTGGTTCCAAAAAAAAGATTCAATCGAAAAAATACTGCAGACAATATCGCTAAGCAGgctcttgctgcttggggagactcctcaAGTGAATCCGAAAGGGAATCAGATGCAGAAAACAGTTCCATGATGGTAGTGAAAACTGAAGCAATAAAGTACGATTCACTGTTTGCGCTGATGGCTCAGATGATGataatgaagaagatgaagacgatgag TCTTGTAAATGATAAGGAGATCTTGACTGAAGAACTAGGGGAGgccgaacaatctagagatgatctagtgGTATGTATAGTGGACTTAAATGAAACCATAACTAATCTTGAACTAGAGAAGGAGGCCCTAAATGAAAAAATAACCAGTGTGGAGAGTGAGAGAAAAGATCTtatggtagtagttgttgatataaaagaaacaatagaag AGGAAAGAGATGACCTTCTAGTGATATGCGCTGAtttagaggaaaccattgagggactcaatagagaacataggaaagtaagtcttgggaaagggaaggaagtagccAGTGAGTCGCACATCTTGCTGGAAAAGGAGTTAACTGCTGTAAAAACTAGTCTTTGCAGTGAACTCGAGAGGAATAAGCAACTCCAATCCGAgttggagaaa CTGGGCCATCCCAGTTCTAACATAATGCGCAGAATAATAGAGAATTCAAATGGGCACACATTGAAGAacaagaagattcttcaatttaagaaATTCTCTTCTATTgcttgttctcaaggaaaattggtTATTAAACCATCAGCAACTAAAGTTGAGATTGAATCCCCTATAtttttggaacgtatacagggtgatatatgtggacctatacaccctccatgtggaccattcaaggATTTTATGGTCTTGATAGACGCATCTACAAGATag